The nucleotide window aaacgtgcgacacagatcgcacaaacactcataacactcaaggctggaggtgctcgcgaggcgagagtccttgctcgccatggcgagtaccaaacaattcccaaactaaagttgttctgggtctaatcttgccctacattcattcctaatcattactaggtatgttcaggcactctaaggcattcaaggtccaactaaaaaggtcgaaacacaaaatctaacatgcactctgcctaagctcgctatggcgagtaaggtcgctcgctatggcgagctgcattgcacaactcgcgaggcgaggaaacagggttcgcgaggcgagcgatgaatgttcatcactcgcgaggcgagattcatagctcgtcgtggcgagcgatgaatgtcgctatggccagacttcctaaattcacaaaaactcgacgtttcacatggttctaagcttgtttttgattccaaagttcgtcctaaacattatctaaggtctaggaacactttctgcatcaattaaaccaattatcaccgtttgatcatcaattctaaggttttgacctagttttcgttttctccaattcactcctaattcttgttaactaatcatcagaatcacattcaattaacaatactgagttattagtctcacccttacctggttatgaagaaatcgcagccctctctatgctcttctcccttctaagctttttctcccttttccaaaagttttcacgtacaatgagtttctaaaatattaggtcttctcctatttataactcttcctaattacttatcttttctcactttctcccccaaaactatctaaaatatcaaaacaacccttaactaaatattttatattattttcaaatctttattttatttaacaataaaataattctcatatccttatcaaatcttccaaaactcataacttatcacgatatcaaccaaaccatcaatatagtcgtaaatcattcaaatcataccaaaatcatgcatatattatataaatataatataatcacctaaactcgattaaataaacaaataacaaaagtgggcgttacagatgCCCCCTCAGctttttataattattctttttttaatatatttttcttagctTTAAAAAAGATTTTCCGTGGGTTGGGTGTTAAggattttgttgtatttttgtaatcgataatacaaaatatacaataaaatgtaaaattacttgaatttttaaacaaaactaaGAGATGCATTTTTTATGAaccataattaataaatgttaaTAAAGAGAGAATTCAGTATATATTGATAAGAAGAGATACTTATATCATTTAAAAGaattatgtataatatataatgGATTTGTAAATTTTCATCTTGTAGTGAATAACCTTAAATTTttcgttaattaaattaaacaacaagACTTAAAAGAGTAAAGGGAGCTTCAATAAatggtacactcacaaattAAAATGTATCAGTATTCTtgtgttttaaattaataaattaacgacagttttcatgaaataaaaagttatttttctatttttttacttcaaaaaatatcatttcataataaaacaCATGATTTCATTGTTTATCATATTTAGTTACTTTAATTCCTAAGGTGAAGGTTCCTTTGTCACTTAAGGAGTTTAGGCCGATTTCCTTGTGGGGTAGTTTGTACAAACTCCTTGCTAAGGTGTTGACCGAGAGGTTGTCTAAGGTGACGAAATCGGTTATTTCAAAGTCTCAATGAATATTTCTTAAAGGTAGGCACTTGGTTGATGGCGTGATGACTGTGAATGAGGTGGTGGATTTAGCTAGAATAAGAAACCGGAAGTGTCTTATTCTTAAGGTAGATTTTGAGAAAGTTTATGATTTCGATCAACTCTCTTCGTGAAATAATTCACACCCATACTAATAAGATAGCTAGATAACATTATTATGTTTTggttacatatctagaaaacatttcttaaaaaaaaaaagatagctagaaaaaactaaattaaaaaaagtttgtatGACCATTGACTAAATTAAAGACAATTATATAATTCTTACTGTAAGAttgtttttttactatttttattaaatattatgtataAGGTTATATTTACATTTATAGTAGGgaaataatattgttatttaaaaaaatttgactgcaatattagttaatatttaatagtttccaaatagaaattatttttcaatttgaccaaaaataaaaggaatacttttttttttattgtttttcctaTCTTATCGCTTGAGAAAgactaaatattattttaattaataacatttCCTACCAACACTATATTGTAATATATTGTATGGTTTCCTTGAGAGCAATATAAATAGCATTGTTGAGTTCACTTCTCtcatcacacaaaaaaaaaaaattgtaagtttaTTCACACATTATTCACAAACAAGCTCTAACTCTAATACCAGAGTTTCAATCAAGCATCTTCAAGGTATAACATACTCACTTACTGTGAAGATAGCTAGAaataatgcatttgattttagtttaaatttatgttttactagattttattatttttttatgtgttgtTTTTCTTCAGATTTCAAATCCAAATAAACTCATGGCTTTCACTACCTCAATCCTAGCTGAAAAAAAGAACAAGATTTTGTTTATATTGGGTGCAACAGGAACTGGGAAAACTAAACTTTCCATCAACTTGGGTACTCGTTACCCCGCTGAAATCATCAACTCGGACAAAATTCAAGTCTATAAGGGTCTTGATATTGTCACAAATAAGGTGCCGCAATCTGAACGTTGTTCGATTCCGCATCACTTATTAGGCATCATCGATGATCCTGAATATGATTTTACTATGAACGATTTTTGCAAGAACGTTCTGAATCCATAGATCTCATAATTGGCAATGGACGCCTACCTATTATTGTAGGAGGGTCCaattcttatataaaaaaattggttgaagaGCCAACCATtgcttttctttcaaaatatgacTGTTTTTTCATTTGGGTAGATGTGTCTTTGCCTACTCTATTTCAATATGTAGGGAAAAGAGTTGATGAAATGGTTGAGTCAGGGATGGTTGATGAGATTCGAGAATATTATGCACCTGGGGCAGACAACTCAAAGGGAATTAGAAGGGCTATTGGGGTTCCTGAGCttgattctttttttcaaatagaaaagaaaaatgacattGATGATGCTCAAAAGGAAAAGATATTGGCCGAAGCTATCAGAAAAACCAAACAGAACACTTGCATATTGGTTCAAAATCAACTCTTGAAGATCAAGAATATGGCTCAAATCCTTGGGTCGATGGTATACAAGATTGATTCTACGGAAGTCTTTGAGGCCCTTCTGAAGGGAGAAGATTATAAACATTTGCATCAAGAGAATGTAATTAAGCCAAGCATAGAGATAGTGAAAAGATTCCTTGAGGAGACACCTGTTGGatttgaatatgaaaaatattcaaatgaaaATGGGAAACATGCACTCAATGGTGTTTCAAACATCCGggcaaaaattatataaatcttttttgtttttttcattggAGTATAAGAATTAGTTTTCACACTAAGAGGAACTTGGTTGTCTTTccctcaaaataataattaaaatttgttgtcTTATTTTCCCGTGGGAATAAGTTTTAGGTGGGTAATACCACTTTTAGGGTATATTATATGGTTGCTGGGTCAAGTTGATGCCCCCTcagatttttataattattctttttttaatatatttttcttagctTTAAAAAAGATTTTACGTGGGTTGGGTTTTAAggattttgttgtatttttgtacTCTTTAGTCATCTGTCTAAGGACCAGTTCAGAATCTCCTCTAATTTCAATAGATCTTGCCCCCAATTCGAGTGCTATCTCTAGACCCGTAATCAAGGCTTCATACTCAGCCTCATTATTAGAGCAAAATTGATTGATTCGAAACCTATATTTAAATACATGGTGTTTGGGTGAAAATATCATTATTCCAACTCCGGTACCATTTTAATGACTAGAACCATCGAAATATAATTTCTAGGGACGGTTTGCTATTTCTGTTGTCAAAACTTCTTCTACTGAATGATCTACAATAAAATCGGCTACAATTTGGCCTTTGACAGCCTTTAACGACTGATAAGCCAGTGAGTATTTTGTCAATGCTAAGGCCCATTTTTCGACTCTGCTGTGTAGAATTGGTTTTGATAACATATgtttaataatatcaaaatggGAATAAACATAAACGTCAAAAGGCTTTATATAATGCTTAAATTTTGTACATGAGAAGAATAAGCAAAGACATAGTTTTTCACTAGGATGATATCTTGTTTCAACATCATTGAGTACCCTGCTTAGATAATAAATGGCCCTTTCTGTGCCATATTCATCCTCTTGTGCTAACATACTGCCTATAGTGCCATCTGACGCTGCTATATACAATTTCATTCTCCTATCTTTCAATAAAGGAGAAAGGACCGGAGGATTTACCAAATATGACTTGATTTCATCGAGAGCTTTTTGGTGCTCTGGTTCCCACTTGAAAACATCATCTTTCTTTAGTCGGAGTAATGGCGAGAAAGCTTGTGTCTTACCACTTAGGTTTGATATAAATCTCCGgagaaagttgatttttccCAATAATGACTGCAATTCTTTCTTCGTAGAAGGAGCTTTGGTCTCaattattgctttggttttgttCTGGTTGATTTCGATTCCCTTTTTATGCACCACGAAACCTAGAAAATCACCTGCACAAACCCCAAATGCacattttaatggattcattttcaatccataTCGCCTCATCCTTTCAAATGATCGGCGTAAATGTTCCAAATGTCTTTCCTCCAAAGAAGATTTTACCACAATGTCATCAATGTAAATTTGCATAAAATCCTCTATGAAATCATGGAACATTAAATTCATTGCTCTCTGGTATgtagcaccagcattttttAGACCAAATGGCATCACTAGCCATTCATAACATCCTAATGCCCCTGGGCATCGAAATGCGGTCTTAGCGATATCTTCTTCATCAATAAAGATTTGATTATAACCAGAATATCCGTCTAGCATACTCAAGTAATCGAAACCCGCCGCTGAAT belongs to Medicago truncatula cultivar Jemalong A17 chromosome 6, MtrunA17r5.0-ANR, whole genome shotgun sequence and includes:
- the LOC25496348 gene encoding LOW QUALITY PROTEIN: adenylate isopentenyltransferase 5, chloroplastic (The sequence of the model RefSeq protein was modified relative to this genomic sequence to represent the inferred CDS: inserted 1 base in 1 codon), with translation MAFTTSILAEKKNKILFILGATGTGKTKLSINLGTRYPAEIINSDKIQVYKGLDIVTNKVPQSERCSIPHHLLGIIDDPEYDFTMNDFCKXRSESIDLIIGNGRLPIIVGGSNSYIKKLVEEPTIAFLSKYDCFFIWVDVSLPTLFQYVGKRVDEMVESGMVDEIREYYAPGADNSKGIRRAIGVPELDSFFQIEKKNDIDDAQKEKILAEAIRKTKQNTCILVQNQLLKIKNMAQILGSMVYKIDSTEVFEALLKGEDYKHLHQENVIKPSIEIVKRFLEETPVGFEYEKYSNENGKHALNGVSNIRAKII